From Ictalurus punctatus breed USDA103 chromosome 2, Coco_2.0, whole genome shotgun sequence:
ATCATATATCAAAAATGATTCAAACAGACATTTTCCAAATCAGAATGAGCAATGCTAGGAGATCTAATGATTTTAAAACCTGTGcatttcagatttttaaaacgTTATTCAACTTAGAGAGAAACATGTTAGATGTAGAACATCCTGGCAGTAAGTACAATAATTATGTAACTTATTATGTGTAAAGCTTTTGATTTGCATTGGCGTTgcctgtgtgggtgtgtgtccatctgtccgtctgtctgtctgtctgtttgtacaCTGAAATGTGCACATAGTGAAAAATTGTATCTCTTATACATACAGGTAGAGcctgtttgtgttttaatcagGTCATGAAATTGCatagatataatgtgtttatgtgtttacaAAATGAAACCAGGAAACTTCTGTTTTATTCCACCCTTAGCACACACCCATTTGTCCCTTTAGGTATACCAACTTTCAACCCAAGCCTACATCTATATCTGAAGGCCTGTTACCACCAGTGCAGGTTGAATCCATGAATGTGAAAAATCCGGGTCACTATGGTGGCAGTGAGGAGGAGGGGTTGCTATGGAAACTAGGTCTGTGAGAATAGGGGAGTGCAGCAGTCTTAATTTGCGTCTGCATGAACTACCTGCATTCTACATCAGCACCTTCTAGGAATATACATAGAGATCTTACTATTTAATGATACTCattatgtttctgtcatttttaGTGGACTTTGTGAAACATCGCTGAATTCCATAATAGGACACACATTCACCAGTTTATAAAGCAGACACATGCTAATATGCCACATACGAGCTcacttatctttttttttcctttttgtacCATGTGGTGATTTAATTAGAGTACCATACAGTATTTCTTTTCTATCAGTTTGTTTAAAGGGAATGATTATGAACAATTTCTGTAGGTGGTCTTTAAGTGGTGCTGCTCTGATTCTATGCATTTTATCCATCTTATCCCCAACACCAAACTCATGAGAATTAGATCACAGTGAAGTCTTACCCGCACACATTAGATTAGCTcaccatatatatatgtatatatataatgacgAATTTAAAGCAATAGGTTGCTGGTCAGAGGGTTGGTCTTGTAGCAGTGACGTTTCTCTCGGCTCTAGGTGTCATGTCTCCAACCGGTCACGTGGTGTCGCTCTTCTCAATGCGCTTTCCAGAGAAGACACACGTCATGCCAAAATGGGTCAGTGTGTCTCCTAGAACGGTATAGTGTCGACTGCTGCAGTGGTTTCATTCATCTTGTCTGATTAATTCACTCTTTATATAAATTTGATCTTAAGCTAATGAACTGAAAACTAAAATTTGCTGTGGATTCTAATGTCAAAGGTCATTAACGTCACTCAACACTTGTTCTTTAACAGACAATAAATTGCTTCACATTGTagtttattaaaataacattattcttttttaaaaatgctcttTTAATGTCCTTTAATGTGCCTTTTTTCTGTTGTCTAATggcaacagaaaaaaagaaaagaagcgaCTACATATTTatcaacaaaatcaagcatatCATAAAAGGCCCCAATCGCTGTGACACTCCGGTTCCTACTATTATAAACTTGTGTTATTCAGCAGATATCAGTATTTTGAAAAATTCTACATTTTATTAcagaggcttagtggttaccacgtttgcctcacaccttcagggttgaGAGTTCAAATATTGccccgccctgtgtgcatggaatttgcatgttctccccatgctttgggggtttcctccaggtaccccgatttcctctctctgtccaaagacatgcactgtaggctgattggcatttccaaattgtccatagtgtatgattttgccctgtgatggattagcaccccgtccggggtgtcccctgcctcgtgctccgagttccctgggatcggctccaggctGCCCACtttcctgtgtaggataagggggatggatatatattttatgacaaaATAGCACTTGCCAGTCATGTTTAATACTAAGTCATATTTTCCAGTAAGATTCTGccctctctccttctcaaaAGATTGCAAATGCTGCAATCTGACTACTCTATAATCTCAGTGGATCAAACAATAAAAAGCATGTCTCATGTTTATCTTATTTGGTATATTTCTGCACTGCCTGTCATTCATTGCTGAATTTCGTGGCCTAAATAATGTATTCCTAAAGAGTGTTTTAATGGTTAAACGAACTTGTTTCTACCAAACTGGAAGGGTTATTTGGGCCTAAAGTAAATTTCTCTTGTGTAGTCAACAAAAGCTGATGAATAGATAAACTTCTATCCCTAAACACATATTTTAGGCAAGTTAAACAATCTGCTTTAGGGCCTTTGCCTGTCATTTCTGTCTTATCGTCTTCTTCAAGAATGGACACTTAAATTAGAAttgctaaataaaatctattattataaatttacaGAGAGCAGTATTGCCATTTCACAGGACTCCAGggtcctgagctcgggttactgtttATGaatgtccgtgtgggtttcatcagggttctctggtttcctcccactgtccacaAACATGCTGGCAGGTAGATTGGCAAATAAATATGGcccctttagtgtgtgtgtgagtgtgcgctCGTATGGTGCTCTGTGATAGACCAGCTTCCTATtcccagggtgtattcctactTCATGTCTAGTGTTCCCTAAATAGACGCAGAACTACTGTGACCCTGACTGAGTGGTAACTGAAGAtcgaatgaatgagtgaatataTTAAGGGTGGAAATCtgttaaaagtattattttaaaatctgttcaAAATCATTTGCATGTGTATCCTTTGGCTTTATAACTGTCTTTAACCTCCTTTGTTTCCTCTGACCAGCTTTTCTAATCTAAGTTTGTTAAGTAATGCTTGTTCTTTTCcaagttgttgttttcttttcttttttttttttttttttctgtttgctgCTTTATAATTTGTATGGTTGCCTTGTTATAGCGTACCCCAACAACTTCTTACAAATGAGCACCAACACAGCGGCATATTTTTCATTCACAAACCatggggatgcaaacttttgcacagaactgtatctgtatctgtagtATCCACACACCGAGCAATGCTAACACGCTGCATGCTCCTCAAGCCCACAGGAGGAAAATGTGATGGAAGCAGTGATGCCATGCGCGCGAAAGGAGGGGCGGGGCTGTGAGCTGAGCTGTGAGCGCGAGCCGGGGAGAGAGACACCGCGGCCGCGTCACTGCTGCTCGCTCGCGGGGAAACCGACAGATTGAAAACGGCTCGCGGACACAATGGACTCGCCAGCGGACGGCGTTTAACGCACTGGACCTtttgatgaacacacacacacaaaaaaaaacaaggtgagTCCGTGTAGTGGCTGTTGCGCgaacagttgtgtgtgtgtgtttttgtcttcCTTTCTGTTTTCTGGTTGAAAAAAGAGAACCGTTATGTTGGGCGACAGAAGATGCAGGAAGCGACGTAAGCGAGACAAAGGCTACATGCGAAACCGTATACTAATGCACTAAATCGCATGGCAGCGCGTGCACAGCGTTCTGCTTTGACATATTGCTCTTTTTTTGCGGGATTATTCGGGCATGCGGTTTAGTGCGGTAGTACTGCGGTTTGGGATGTAGCCTCTGTATTAGGCAGTGTGAGCGGGGGCCTCGCCGTTCCGCAGGGTCCTACAGTTCTGTCGTGTTTTGACAGCGTTGCTGTTCGCTGACACACCGCAAACGAATCGCTTACTATCTATCCCGACAGGCTGTAGTTTATTGCACCGTTTTATACAACATATAAAAAGCACCTAGTCAGGATGTCGTGTTTCAGAGAGCTAAAGCCTAAACCTGCTTAGATGAAATTAGTGGCATCAGTCACAGGCAGGGGTTTATAACAAAGCCTACTGCACCATGCCAGGATATAACAGGCCATAGGAGAGCATTCGGATTTATTTCTTATAGGCCTTGGGAAGCTTACTATCCAAGCCTATTAATGTTTTAATCAAGATCACACCTTCACGACAGTGCTCGTATAGTATTGCACGAGCACGTTCTGATTTGAATGCAATTATAGGAGCACAGTTGGTGTAATAAATCAAGAAATCCAGAGCAAATACGGTTGAATGTTTGCAGTTGACATAGTAACATGAAGAATTACAAGGACATAAATGTGCATACAGTCTAGGCCTGTGTTGTTCCCTGTCATATCTACTCGCTGGGTAATAAAGTAGATTAATAGCGGATTCCTAAAGTGTGTGCTTTCTTCATCTGGATCGTACAGATTGAGCTGAACAGGCGGGGTGTTCGGTTGAATTTTGCTGGATTTCACACAAATGAAGGCGAGAGGAAATGTACAAATGTTAACCCCGCCCCTAGCCTTAAAGGTTTGGGGGtggaggggtggggggttggATCTAGCATCTTGCTGagagaacctttaagggtttttGGTAGAACCCTGTAACAGAGGATTGCCTATTAGGATCCAAGCAGAATCCCTTTAGAAAACTAGAACCTAGATCCATCTAAATAACCTTTGCCGTTAACCTTCATATCTTTCCATATGATTGAGTTGTGTGAATTGTTGGGTTGTGTGAAAGTGGGACACTATATTGGCCATCTTTGTAGGTCTGGctagcattttagccctcgtGTGCTCTCACGTGATTTACCAAACATTATATGTTTCATAAAAAACCTTGTTGTATTCTCATCCATATTCGTGAAAGGTTCTTCTCGCTTTTTCGTCTGTTTCATAATACTGATAATGGCCCCTGGTTTGTGTCTGCTTCATGTTTGTTGCTGCTGCTACCACTGATGGGGTTCCACTTGCAGAGGAAAAGGGAGGAGGCTATGCCGTTACAACTACTCTTTACCACCATTTGATTAACCATGATGAAGACTGAACCCCCATCTGCAGCCAGCGGCACCACAAGCACCACGCTCGGAGCTCGGAGCGCGTCGCCACACAGGAATGCGTATGAGGCAGGAATCCAGTCACTTAAGCCAGTCAAAGACCCTGATGCTGCGAACGGTGAGGATAGCAAAGAGGGGAAGTCACGACCTCTGGGACGGGGTCGCAGGTACGGCTCCAATGTCCATCGCATCAAGAACATGTTCATGCAGATGGGCTCCCCTGGGGATGAGGAAGATCCGTCAAAGATGAAAGACCAGGCAGTGAGGCTCTCCTTGCCAAGAGCCAGTAGTCTTAATGAGAATGTAGACCACAGTGCACTTCTCAAGCTAGGCGGAACCGTTTCAGAGCGTGTGAGTCGCTTCGATGGGAAGCCTGACGGGGGAGGTGGCCGTGGACCTTGCTCTGGCTTCTCTAAGCTGCAGGAGACACGCAAGATTTTTGAGCAGCGTCACCTACAAGAGAAGCAGGCTGCCACTAACCGAATCCTCCTGAAGAAAGAGCGTGCCTCAGGCTTCCAGGACAGCCGTCTGGATGTGGTCGTACGATTTAATGGCAGCACAGAAGCCCTGGACAGACTGGACACGGAAGGTGGGCCTGTTGAAGCAGTGTCACCGACTGTCAGCCAGCTGAGCGCCGTGTTTGAGAAGGCAGAATTGCGGAACAATCTCCATCGGCCAACTTCAACCTCAATTCTGACCTCTCGCCCCAAAATCATCCCCAAAAAAGTGCTAACATTCCCTCAAACAGGAAGCCAAGAAAATGACTCGCAGGCTAAGGAGCAAGACGCAGCCCCTAAAAGTCCAAGGAGAACAGGATCCCAAGCtaacacaacaaacaacaaGCCATCAGCAGATGAGGCGTCTGTTTTGTCTGCAGAGCCAAACGCAAAGCACTCAAAGGAACTCCAAGACTCAGCAGGAACCAATACAGATAAGGATTCCAAACCTGGGGAGCACGATTCTGCTAGCAACCAGGAAGCAGGCAGCAGATTGGTGCACGCGGAGGTTCATGCTTCCCTGGAGAATGGGGAGGCTGAAAACAGTCACGAGACTGCTGAGCAGAGAGATGAGCGCAGGTTGAACCAAGGAGACGCCTCCACTCAAGATGAGGAGGCAGGAGAGGAGGAGCCCCTAAAGGAGGATTATTCAGAAGCTGACCTGATAGACATCAGTGCCTACAGTGGTATAGGTGAGGACTCTGGTGGCAGTCAGctggatgaggatgaagaggctgatgatgatgaggctTATGAACCGGAATCTAGCTGCACAGAGATCCCAGGACTGCCGAATGAGGATGAACCGCCAGCCAGTAGGAAGATCCGTTTCAGCACTGGGCCTATTAAGGTAAgcgttttattaatttttatttttttaatttttaaaaaaaatttttaggaGTCAAGCattaattgtaaaataatcagcACTGCAGTTGTGACCATTGGAATATGTTAGTAACAGAAGACTGGATTACAATTGGCTCACCTCATTAGATTTTACTGCTCAGAATATACTGCATTATCTTCTGCAAGATTCTGACAAACCATAGTGCTCTGCTTCTTGACGGATCATTTCAGTATTCTGCGTTGACAATGCacaataactttattttttctgtattaTTCACGTTTCATTTAAACAGGGTACTCCTGTGTAATAATGTTACACCTGTGTTATTAATGCCAAGTGTGGCTGACAGTTTTTTAATTTAGAGAAGGAATGTCAAAGGTTAATTGCCAAGGACTACGATTACTTTTACTATCACATAAATCACTTCACTAAATGCCTAGTTGATTTTAAGCATGCACTGGCCCAATGTCAAGCAGGTAGCCATTTCAGCAACACACAATTCAACCAATGACATTCAAGCTATCGGTCAGCTTACAGAGTCTCCTGCAGGTTTGCTGAACAGTTTGTGTCAGCTTCATTGTGCATCTCTTCAGAGTACATCTTTTACTTCAGGTTATAGCCACTTCCTGTAAGAGCTATGTCTGATGAGGTGCCTTCGTATGATCACATGCTTCTGCAACGACCATCGTGTTGGAATTTACACCCTCAAGAATACTGTTAGgacactggcatgttttttttttttttgttctctctttTACAAGTCACTTGTTTCATATTCAGTAAGTCAGGATATGAAAGCAGCATATGAAGTATTTATATCACCTCTTTTTAATGGACTGACTGAGTACTAATGTTCAAGCTTCTCTTTATATCTATCTGGTTTAAAAACTTCTGTTAACTTTTTTAACGTCAAGTGCTGTCTGGTATTAGTGCAGTCACTTGTGAAATCTATAGTGGCACTTCATGACTTATGACTTGTGCTCTTATGGTACATAGTCTGCGTTTTGACTCAGCTAGGGTGCAGAAGCTCCTCCTGTTTATCTGATCTATGGCATAGATAATCACAACCTTAGCTTATTTTGTCTCAAATCAAATGGGAGGGCGGGGGGTTGGTTATGGTGGCctagtggttaacatgtttgcTGTCGttaggggttcgaatcccacctccaccctgtgtgtgcatgagcttccatgttctcctcatgctttgGTGGTTACTCCAGTTTTATCCCGAGTTCAAAGACATGTATCATAGGCtcattggcatttccaaaattgtgcgcatgtgtgtgtgattgtgccctgcgatgggttggcaccctgtccagggtgtcccccgccctaTGTGCCGAGCTCCCTGGGCtgcccccatgaccctgtgtggGCTAAGCGGTAAACACACAGCTGGTCTTAAATCCAAATACTAGGCATCTTTATCTTTAGGGCCTTTAAAAATGGTTGCAGCTTTTAGAACTATTACAACAAACACTTGTACTCTGGTAATATGTAaatgttggggaaaaaatgtcatttgcatttatttatttggcagacAGTTTTATCAAAGTAACATAGAATTGAATTGAGCAAATGAacattaagggccttgctcaaggacccagcagtggcagcttggtggtacCGGGAGTCGAACTTACAGCTTTCCAATTAATAGACCAGAATCATAACGTCCCGTGGTCAACTTCCACTCATGAGAACACCTATGTCACACAAGTGACCACTTGCCTAACAAGGAAAACAATTTGCTACACAAAGCCaagtttatccatccatcttctaccgcttactccttcttcagggtcacgggggaacctggagcccatcccagggatcatcgggcacagggcggggtacaccctggacagggtgccgtccatcgcagggcacaatcacatacacactcacacacccattcatacactatggacacaccaatcagcatgcatgtctttggactggggaggaaacccccgcagcacagggagaacatgcaaactccgcacacacggccCCGGCAGGACTtgaaccccggaggtgtgaggcgaacgtgctaaccactaagccaccgtgcgccccaaaGCCAAGTATTTTATTGCTCCTGTTTAACTTCCAACAAATCCATTTTGTGATCGTTTTTCTGCTCCTGAAGTCTACATTCATGATTACTCAGTTGCTCGTCCCTTCAAGGGGTCATCTAACAAATTTTATTTGAGCGAATACAGTAATACAGTAATGGACTGGCTCTTAAGATGGTGTCAGGGATTCCCACAGGGGCACGTGACAAGGGCAAGTCACCATGTTAAAAACAGTATTGGAACAGCGTATAGTGATATGTTTTAAGAAAGTGAAATCCCATTAAGAGAAGTTAAATTATCTTAGGAAACCTTTCCCAATGAAATCCCAATGTGTCTGCTCACAACGCATATGGATTTTCTGCTCTCAATGATGTCAAAgagaaaatttaaaaagatgCCAACAATATCAAGAAAGGGTTTGTCCATTCATTCACTTAAAGATTATTTCCATGAATACACCAGAGCCACCAAACTGAAAGCAGTTTATATGTGGTGCTGTGCAATACCAGGCTCCCTCAGTATGTAGGCAGAATACACACATTGTGCCAATGTATTAACATAGATAACATCATTGAAAGGGTTTTGTCTCTGCACCAGTGAATAAAAGCATACAATACTTAAACACTCTGCACTATATTGGATTTTAGGCTTTACTAGTACGGCAAGCTTTTCATAAAGACTGCCATGGTGACTTTACTATATGAAGTACTTTTAAATTATACCCAGGCTGTTCATTGTGGACCATTTAAGCACCAACAATTTTCTTTGTGACTTGTTTTGCCTTGCAGAGTAATTATAGGCTGCAAGATCCTGCTTCAGGTTTCCTTATCCATAACATTAAGCACtgtaaggggggaaaaaaaaaaaaaaggttaaaaaaccTAAATAGCAGGAAAGGGCAATTTCTACCAGCCGTGGCCACTCGTTTGCTCTTCCTTTCATTTCGTCCTCCGCCATTCCCCTTTTGTTTCTCCTCCCTCCCCTTGTTCATCTCCCATCTGTAAACTTTGCAGCCTTGCAGATAACACTGCAGCAGTACTGCTAGAAACAAACTGCATGCTCTAGAGTGAAAGTATGAGACACAAAAATGATATGCCTTTGCAATTTGCACATGGTATTGTTATTtacatattgttgttgtttttttttatgtagcaAGCATCCGTGTGGGTCATGTGTGTACATGCCCAGCTTTGTGGCTAGCCTTATTATTAAGTGCTTCCTGATTTCAGGCAGCTTTGGGCGGCCCCTCTTATCCTTTCAAACACAGGAAGAGGTCCAGCAGTTGCGTGGAAAGAGGTAGCTGGCTTCACTGCGCTGGAGATACTTGTCCTTTTGTGCTAGTCAAAGACCAGCATGGCGTTTTCTTTGTTCTGTAAACTTAATGCTTGGGTTCGGCTTTTAAAGTACTTGCCTTTGTAGCGTAGGCTCGCCATTCTGTAGAGTGAAAGGTCAAACGGTGTTCTGTGTGAACAGGAACTATCAAGGCAATCAAAGGATGAGGATAGAAATGGAttgtctgtgtctgtgcatAACGGCCAGTTCAAAAAGGGCCAATATTGGATAACATAGTCTTGTGTGAGCTCCCATTGTCACACAGCTCATGCTAATGTTGCTACTGCTCTTATAGTGTAAACATTCTTCagaaataaaacttttaaatgGTCTTTGTTAGGTATTTTATTATCAATAGACAAGATGTGCTTTTTATTCAGATGTAATTTCCTCACTTGGCTGCCGGTTGACAGTGAAAAACACAGTTGTCAGTCAAGTAGGCAGTGCAGTGCTACTGTCGGCTAATATACTGTTAATATTTTACATAGCGATACACCAATATCTCAGAAAACTCCTGCCTCGTAAAGCACATCACCTAAACAAATGACAGCTGTGTGGTTTTGAAGATTTTTGAAGAAGAGCTCTttgctaaaaacaaacaaacaattaaagaTTCAACATCTTCCCTCAGACTTTATAACAAATCCCTTCCCCCGATACACAAGATTTGAAACCTGGAAGAGATCTCAAACCAGcgggtgtatagtgtgtgtgtgtgggggggtgtgggtgtggttaTATAGATATGAAACATGATTCCTTCTTGTTAACAGCAGCAAGGCCAACCTTTATGAAATGTAGCAACGACTCAGCTAGGTAGCTGATTGATTAGCTAATAGTAATGGCAGCTAGCTACATCTAAACAAACAAGAGTCTAAACAAGAATCTAACCAAACACTcacaactcactcactcacccgtGAACATCTCTACAGCTTTACAACTATTTAACAAACTCTCAGATAGCATTACAGTTATCTAATCAATGATTTAGCTAGGTTAcatccctgctggaaaaacaacaacagtagaaaccgtcatagaatttgtaatggtgtAATGATTATATCAGggattgtattggttttaatggaaactgtaatggtccctgttgttctactggtaatttgttgccttctactggtggcatgttatgtctagtggataccattaaggaccaattatggcaatggttttaatggttagctgatggtatttgtagtgtatattagaatttctgtgatggttactatttttttccagcagggatatTAGCAGTAATTATGTAGGACAGTTGACTGCTAAAAACAAACCGTTGAGGATTCTACATCATTTAGCAAAATAGGAGATTTTGTTTGACCTCAGATGAGCAAACTGATATCTGGCAGAATTTAGAGTACTTAACTCAAGTATTTCAAAAATGTACAATGCACCTTAAATCCATAGAGGCTAAAAATAGTTTTCTTTAATCCAAAAAGAAATCCTTAGCCTGTGCAGGTGGCCTCATAGACATCTCAGGGATCAGCACAATTCTGAATCAGTGCACATTTGCactttttgttatatatttttgaaatacattaataatctATTTTCCTTTTAGAAAACTTGGAGCTTGGAGGTAAAAAATGCTTTCTAATTTTAAATGGGTGGTTGCACGGCTGTCTTCCTGGTTCAAAGGAAACCTAAAAATCTTACTCAGTTAACATGGAATAAACTAACTGTGACCTCTGTGTTCTGcacagattttctttttttttttttttctttttgcatatGAGGCCATGTGCCATAAATGTCTACTGTAAAGAAATTATTTTGACCTTCCTGCAGTGATATAAATACAGGCTCCTTAAAACGTGTTACAGCGCAATGTGTAAAAATTGCGGAAGTTCTCcattaaaatgtaactgaaGGAAAGTTTGTACTGTAGTTTCACTTTCACCTTCACTTAGGCCTTTTGtgtatgtcatttttttttattagaaatgATGGAAATTAATTAAAGAGTGCCATTATGTAGTGACACAACGATAATAGAGTTCTTTGTGCTTGTGTTTTAGTCACTCGTAGTAGTATGTTTTACAATTCCATAAAGAGTCAGAATGAACATAGTTTTACACATAATAATCTCCAGATGAATATTAAGCTTGTCCGTGGCCTTGTGAAATACCAGTGCCCACCATTGCGAAATTTGAGGAACGACTCTTACGCATTCTGAGTGGAAGAAATGAAGAGGCGTCAGTCTCCGCTTTCTCTTAGCGCTGTAT
This genomic window contains:
- the ppp1r9ba gene encoding neurabin-2 — encoded protein: MMKTEPPSAASGTTSTTLGARSASPHRNAYEAGIQSLKPVKDPDAANGEDSKEGKSRPLGRGRRYGSNVHRIKNMFMQMGSPGDEEDPSKMKDQAVRLSLPRASSLNENVDHSALLKLGGTVSERVSRFDGKPDGGGGRGPCSGFSKLQETRKIFEQRHLQEKQAATNRILLKKERASGFQDSRLDVVVRFNGSTEALDRLDTEGGPVEAVSPTVSQLSAVFEKAELRNNLHRPTSTSILTSRPKIIPKKVLTFPQTGSQENDSQAKEQDAAPKSPRRTGSQANTTNNKPSADEASVLSAEPNAKHSKELQDSAGTNTDKDSKPGEHDSASNQEAGSRLVHAEVHASLENGEAENSHETAEQRDERRLNQGDASTQDEEAGEEEPLKEDYSEADLIDISAYSGIGEDSGGSQLDEDEEADDDEAYEPESSCTEIPGLPNEDEPPASRKIRFSTGPIKVFTTYSNEDYDRRNDDVDPMAASAEYELEKRVERLDLFPVELEKDGDGLGISIIGMGAGADMGLEKLGIFVKTVTEGGAAHRDGRIQVNDLIVEVDGTSLVGVTQNFAASVLRNTTGTVKFIIGREKPGEQSEVAQLIQQTLEQERWQREMMEQRYNQYMEEDEEAGEYGTDEDEEMSPMFPNAIEVFDLAESEDMLSPVEMDPEKLTHKFKELQIKHAVTQAEIQQLKRKLAHAEQEKLRWRMEKAQLEQTVRETKERMEKLEGYWMEAQSLCQAVDEHLKETQAQYQTLERKYSKAKRLIKEYQQKEIEYLKKETAQRRAQEESEVGHKEETDSLQEKITDLETKVGALKSSEPS